From the genome of Phycicoccus duodecadis:
CGGAACCGCCGGGCAGCGAGAGCAGGGCACTGTCGATCTCCCCCAGCTCGATCCGCCGGCCGCCCACCTTGACCTGGTCGTCGGCGCGCCCCTGGAACAGCAGACCCACGCCGTCGAAGCGGACGACGTCGCCGCTGCGATAGGCGCGGTCCCAGCCGAGAGCCGGCATGGGCGCGTACACCGCCGCGTCCTTATCGGGGTCGAGGTAGCGGGCCAGCCCGACCCCGCCGATGATGAGCTCGCCCGGATCCCCGGGCGGGACTCGCCGCCCGTCAGGGCCGACGACCGCGAGGTCCCAGCCGTTCAGGGGCAGCCCGATGCGCACGGGAGGCTCCCCGGTCAGGCGTGCGCCGCATGCGACCACGGTGGCTTCCGTGGGGCCGTAGGTGTTCCACACCTCGCGCTCCGCGGTGGCCAGCCGGGCGCCGATCTCGGGAGGGCACGCCTCGCCCCCGAGGATCAGGAGCCGGACGGCGTCGAGGGCCTCGGTCGGCCACAGGGCCACCAGGGTGGGGACCGTCGAGACGACCGTGATCCCGTTCGCCAGCAACCACGGCCCCAGGTCCATCCCGGAGCGCACCAGCGACCGGGGCGCGGGCACCAGGCACGCCCCGTGGCGCCACGCGAGCCACATCTCCTCGCAGCTGGCGTCGAACGCCACCGACAGCCCCGCCATGACGCGGTCTCCCGGTCTGATCGGACTCTCCTGGAAGAACATCCGCGCCTCAGCATCGACGAAGGCCGCCGCGCTGCGGTGGGAGACCGCCACGCCCTTCGGGGTCCCGGTCGAACCCGACGTGAAGATGACCCACGCGTCGTCGTCGAGCCCCGGGTCCTCGGCCGGCGCCGGGTCGACGTCGGCCGCGGCGGCCCGGATGACCAGGTCCGCCGTGAGCACAGCCGCCACCCCGGCCTCCCGGAACACCACCCGAGCGCGCTCCTCCGGGTCGTCATGGTCCACCGGCACGTACGCGGCGCCTGCGCACAGGACCCCGAGCACCGCCACGTACAGGTCGGTCGTCCCCGACGGGATGCGGATCCCCACCGTGTCGCCCCGCCCGATCCCCTGCTCCTTCAGGCCTCGCGCCACCGCGTCGGCGGCCTCGAGCGCCTCCTCGTAGGTGAGGACCTCACGCCCGTTGTCGATCGCCCGGGCGTCGGGATGGGCGTGCACGGTCGCGCGCAGGACGTCGACCAGGGTCCGGGGCTCGGCCGCGAGGTGCGACCTCAGCAGGGGGTCGCCCACGGGCGCCGGAGCCTCCACGGCGCCATCGTGTCGTAGGCAGGTGAACAGCCGGTGTCGCCGGCCGGCGCGGAGGATCCTCGACGACCGGCACGGACCGTCGGTCCCCTGTCGACGCACCGGCCACCGGCCACCGGCGCACCGGCGCGACGCCGTCAGGGGATCAGTCCGGCGTCCGGTCCGTCGCCCTCATTCGTTGACCAGGACCGTCACGCCGAGGGCCGCGCTCACTTCGCGGCCCTGCAGGTCGGCCGGGACGGGGATGCTGACGGCCCGGGCCTCCGACGGTCGGCCGCCGGCGGCATGCGGCTCGTCACCGGCACCCTCCTCGTGGTGCTCCACGAACCGTCCGGTGCCCAGGAGCCGACCCTCGGCGTCGTAGAAGCCGGCGACGACCTCCAGCTCGAGCAGGTCGCTCACGTCGCTCGTCACCGTCACGGTGCCCCGCACCGACCGCCCGTCGAGGCGGGCGCCGTCGAGGCGGAACCGGTCGTCGAACGGCCCGGGGGCCCGGGCCACCGTGCCCGGGGCGGGGTGCAGGCTCGCGAGGGAGATCAGGCCCGGGTCGGCGCTCGCGGCGGGCACGAGGCCGGGGAGCGCGGTGCGGGCGGTCCTCGGCGCGACCGGGGCCGCCGACGCCCCCTCGCCGTGGGTCGTCGTCGCCACGACCCAGCCGGCGCCGAACAGGACGACGAGGGCGAGGACGAGGGCGGCGGGCTTCCAGCGGGTCATGAGGTCTCCCGATGCGAGGTGGGGGCGAGGGCGTCCGCCCCCACCCCCACCCCGCGGCTCGGTCGTCAGCGGACGACGCCAAGGGCGCCGCCGACGATGTCGAACAGGTCGGTGTTGTCGATCTCGCCGGAGACCTTCTCGGACGAGGGTCCGTAGCCGAAGATCGGCACGTCCGCCCCGGTGTGGTTGCCCGAGAGGTACGTGAGCCACAGGCTCGCCTCGGGAGAGCCGTCCTGGACCCCGGCCGGGTCGTCGGCGGTCCGGAACGTGGCGGGGGCGAAGTTCTTGACGTTCCCGGCACCCGAGCCGTTGATCGGGCCCGCGGAGCGGGCCGGGTCCTTGACGTTGCCCGTCGTGCGCAGCGTGGTCGAGTTGTTCGCCGGGTTGCCGCTGTCGTTGTTGGTGGGCGGGGCGGCGGCCTCGGCGTTGGTGAAGGTGCCCTTCTCGATGATGTTGAAGCCGGCGCACTCGTGGTCGGCGGTGACGATGACCAGGGTGTGCCCGTCCTTCTTCGCGAAGTCGAGGGCGACCTTCACGGCGTCGTCGAAGGCCTTGGTCTCCTCGAGGGTCTGGGCGGCGTCGTTGGCGTGCGAGCGCTTGTCGATCAGCGCGCCCTCGACCTGGAGGTAGAAGCCGTTGCCCTTGGCGCTGCGGTCCTTGAGCAGGTCGATCGCCTTGGTGGCCATCTCGGGCAGCGACGGCTCGGCGGCCTGCGCGCTGGCCGGGTTCTCCCGCTTGTACTTCTCGATCGTGAGGTTGCCCTTGTTGAAGAGGCCGAAGACCTTCTGGCCGGAGGCGCCCTGGAGGTCGGCACGCGTCGCGACCGTCTGGGTCGCGGGCGACCCCAGGACCGCGTAGCCCTGCGACGTCAGGGCCTGCTCGTCGGCGGCGTCGAAGCGCGAGAGGCCACCCCCGAGGATGACGTCGGCGGTCCCGTTGCGAGCGATCTGGTCGGCGATGGGCGTCACCCGCACGTCAGAGGTCGGCAGGGCCGAGCCGGTGATCACGAGGTCCTGGCACGCCGCGGCGCTGTAGGTCGGGCCCTGGCACCCGCGAGCGAGGGCGTGGCTCATCTGGCCCGCCGGCGTCGCGTCGGTGATCTCGGCCGTGGAGACGTTCCCGGTGGCGTACCCGGCGTTCTTCGCGAGCTCCATGACGGTCGGGGCGACCGTGCCCTTGGCGTCCACGCCGAGCGCCGCGTTGTACGTCTTGACACCACTCGCCCAGGCGGTCGCCGCCGAGGCGGAGTCGGTGACGTAGTTGGGCCTGAAGTCGGGCTCGCCCGGCTGGCCGGAGTTCTTCTCGACCGAGTAGGTGGCGTTCTGGCCGACGACCGGCATGGTCTCCATGGCCAGCCGACCGTTCGCTCCCGCATACCGCAGGCGGGCGGCGTCCACGTGGGTCCGGCCCATCCCGTCGCCCAGCAGGTAGATGACGTTCTTGACCCGGCCCTGGTTCGAGGCCTCCGCGGACGGCGTGGGCGTCGCCACCGCCGTCGCGGCTCCGGCGACGACGGCCACAGCGGCCAGGGCCGCGCCGGTGGTCTTGGTTCCGATGCGCATGGCGTTCCTTCGTGCTCAGGTAGCGCACGGAGCGGCGCCACCGGCCACGTTAAGGACGATCGGCCCATCCGCCCGTGGCCCCTGAGTGACGCTCGGGTGAACGTTCTCCCCCGGACGTCAGCGCGTCGAGCCGCCGACGGGTCGGCGCGCCGATCTTCGCCGCCCACGGGCGGGAGCGAGGTGCGGCAGCATGGGAGCTGGCGGGGGGACTCGAACCCCCAACCCCCTGTTCACAAGACATCTTTGCGCCGGCCAGACACCCCAGTCGACCTGCGGAAACAGGTTCAATGGAGTGGCTTTGGGCCGCCTCGTGCCGCCCGCATGCCGCAACGGAGTCGGCGCTCACCCACTCCTGACTCACACTCAGGCGCCGCACCTTCACCGTGCGGTCGATCGCCGTCCGACGACTGGCTGAGCCGACAAGCCGAAGCAAATACGGCGCTTCCTATCGGACGCCCCCGGACAACGTCATCACGTATTCCTGAGGTCAAGGCTTGGCCGCATCGACATCGGGACTGCTGACGATTTGGTTGTCACTTCCGGTGTGGTGTTTCAGGCCGGAAAGAGTCCCGTGGAGTGGTGGGCTTTGAGGTCATCTCGATGCCGACCGGTCAACCCTCGGTGAGGGCGACAGGGTCATCATGCTCGGTGGTGCCGATCTTGGCCATGGATTCTTCGGAGAGGTAGCGGCGTTCGTCGGTGGCCCATTCGTCGTGGGTGTCGGCCAGGACGGCTCCGATGAGGCGGATGACGGCGGCTTCGTTGGGGAAGATCCCCACGACCCGGGAGCGGCGCTTGATCTCCTTGTTCAGCCGCTCCAGGGGGTTGGTAGACCAGATCTTGCGCCAGTGCTCACGGGGGAACGCGGCGAAGGCGAGGACCTCGGCTTTGGCGTCGTCCATCAAGGGGCCGATCTTGGGGTAGCGGGCGGCGAGCTCGTCGCGGACCTTGTCCCACTGCTTGCTCATCGGTGCGAGGCTGGGTTGGGCGAAGATCGTGCGGAAGACCGCGGCGACCATCTCGGACTCGCCCTTGGCCACGTGGGCCAGGACGTTGCGGATGAAGTGGACCCGGCACCGTTGGTGTGAGCTGCCCTGCAGGGCACGGGAGATGGCCGCGGTCAGGCCGGCGTGCTGGTCGGAGATCACGAGCTTGACCCCGGTCAGGCCGCGCTTCTTCAACCCGGTCAGGAACGCCCGCCAGAAGACCTCGTCCTCGCTGTCGCCGACGTCCAGGCCCAGGATCTCCCGCCGGCCCTGGCTGGTGACGCCGGTGGCCACGACGACGGCCTTGGAGGTGACCATGGCCTGCTCGGTGCGCACGTGCAGGTACGTCGCGTCGAGGTACACGTACGGGAACTCGACATGGTCCAGGCGGCGGGTGCGGAACGCCCCG
Proteins encoded in this window:
- a CDS encoding alkaline phosphatase encodes the protein MRIGTKTTGAALAAVAVVAGAATAVATPTPSAEASNQGRVKNVIYLLGDGMGRTHVDAARLRYAGANGRLAMETMPVVGQNATYSVEKNSGQPGEPDFRPNYVTDSASAATAWASGVKTYNAALGVDAKGTVAPTVMELAKNAGYATGNVSTAEITDATPAGQMSHALARGCQGPTYSAAACQDLVITGSALPTSDVRVTPIADQIARNGTADVILGGGLSRFDAADEQALTSQGYAVLGSPATQTVATRADLQGASGQKVFGLFNKGNLTIEKYKRENPASAQAAEPSLPEMATKAIDLLKDRSAKGNGFYLQVEGALIDKRSHANDAAQTLEETKAFDDAVKVALDFAKKDGHTLVIVTADHECAGFNIIEKGTFTNAEAAAPPTNNDSGNPANNSTTLRTTGNVKDPARSAGPINGSGAGNVKNFAPATFRTADDPAGVQDGSPEASLWLTYLSGNHTGADVPIFGYGPSSEKVSGEIDNTDLFDIVGGALGVVR
- a CDS encoding IS256 family transposase; protein product: MALSQSAVSELFEVFRTGEGTDFIRECVRVAMQELIETEAAAAVGAGRYERSETRTTERNGSRPRLLTTHAGDVQLAIPKLRAGSFFPSILEPRRRIDQALYAVVMEAYVHGVSTRSVDDLVVALGGSGISKSEVSRICAGLDETVGAFRTRRLDHVEFPYVYLDATYLHVRTEQAMVTSKAVVVATGVTSQGRREILGLDVGDSEDEVFWRAFLTGLKKRGLTGVKLVISDQHAGLTAAISRALQGSSHQRCRVHFIRNVLAHVAKGESEMVAAVFRTIFAQPSLAPMSKQWDKVRDELAARYPKIGPLMDDAKAEVLAFAAFPREHWRKIWSTNPLERLNKEIKRRSRVVGIFPNEAAVIRLIGAVLADTHDEWATDERRYLSEESMAKIGTTEHDDPVALTEG